Sequence from the Rutidosis leptorrhynchoides isolate AG116_Rl617_1_P2 chromosome 3, CSIRO_AGI_Rlap_v1, whole genome shotgun sequence genome:
GGGAATAAATCTCAGTCTTTGGATCGATATAATCAATGGCTAGTATTAAAAATGCGGAtccatcacatgtgattgaatcttacaatcacatgtgattataaaatTTAATCACATGTAATTATAGAGATTTCAAGCGAAATTAATGATTCAAAAGAATTTTTCTCATATTCAATATTATTAAAAGGAACCAACGAAATTAATGCATACAGTGAATACTAATAAAACCGAGAAAGGATTCAAACAGTTAAAAATAGCAATCACTGAGTCTTGTACTATTCACATTATTCTAAAACCTCCAAAAAAAGTTTCACTCATTCTCTTGTTTTAATTTCTAAAATCATGGCTGCTACAATCACCAACGAGTCCAAAATTTCTATAAAAGTAACTGTTGACAAACATAAAAAGAAGGTGGTGTATGCTGAAGCTGATCACAGTTTTGTTGATGTTCTGTTTAGCTTCATGACATTGCCCATGGGTGCAATAGCTAGACTACTAAATAAACAGTCTGATGGAAAGAATGGTGAAGTACTTAAGAGCTTAAACAATTTGTACCAAAGTTTGTTAGATCTTCCCGACCATATTTTCATGAATGAAGAATGCAAGCATACCATTTTGAATCCCAGAAGTCCAACTTACCGTCTCTGCAGAAAGCTTAAAGTGAATATTGATGAAACCAGTGGAGGATCCAAAAATCATTTTCGATGGGGGCGTAAAAAATGGTTAACAAATTATAGCGCAATTTTTTTTACTCGAAAAAATTATAATCGAAACTTTTGTAAACGTTGTTGTAATTAAACTTCAATTATATAAGCATTGATGTAATCAAAACTTATATTTTTGTTAAGTTAGCatgcaataataataaataataatactcaaaATAAATTTCTAAGAATGTTATTTTAACTATTATGTGATTACTTTAAATTACATTGGGACATACGGAGTACTTTATAAAAAAGTAGCATTGTTTCATAGAAATATTGAGATTTTTATGATAAATTATGTAATGTTGAGGGTCATTTCGTTACTTCTATTATACATGAGGTATCAAAAgtgcattttttttttattttttatttttaacctgggtatccaaacggtcaacttgactaatcccagggcgactactcgctacgcgagcagccggagtcattgcaggcgaacctccgtggCCATGAGTGGATAACTGTGGGTGCCTGGAACCGAACGCTTGACCTCCACTATGGAAGGCCAGAAGAGTAATTAAGTCAGACCCATCTTCCTCGTTTTACTTTTCCTTCTAACATTGCAGCTAAAAATGGATTTCACTGatcggaaaatgattttttttcattctcttaatgtataaatatataaaaacttaATTTTGATCGTTGGGGGCGTCTGACCCCGGTTGCCCCAATGTAAATCCGCCCTTGGATGAAACTGAACCGAAAAAATACTTTGTATGCCAAAGTGTAAATTGTGTTTGAAATAATCGAAATTTCAGTAACTATAGTAAAGCTAGTTGCTGTCACTGTGTCCTGACAATGAATCAAGAAGTCTGTTTTAAGGGCGTCAGGTCGATGATAATATTTGTGTTGGAGATGATGTATTTGTTTCTGACGCTGAAACTTATATTGTTACCGATGATCTTCGTGTAATGCCCTATACTCCTGGATGTTGTATTCAATTGCTCGTAGATCTCGGAGTTAAAGATGCGGGTCATATAGAGGTTAACAGTTGATCTTGGTTATCAACAGGTAACATTTATTGATCTAATTTAATCAAATATGATTTTTGACTTATGTAATGATTTTAGATGTTTCATTTTTTTCATTTCAGATTATTGATCTTCTAGGATTGTCATTGTCATGCGATTCTCCGTTAACATTTCTAGTTTTATATCCTTCTCGAGATATAATTATTTCTCAACAAGGTATTTTTGATCTTTGTACATCGGCCGAGGAAAAAGATGAACCTAATTTGTTGTTTCAAGTTTCTTTGCAAAAGTCAACTGGAAAATTCTTATTTGCAGAAGGAGA
This genomic interval carries:
- the LOC139902152 gene encoding uncharacterized protein, with product MAATITNESKISIKVTVDKHKKKVVYAEADHSFVDVLFSFMTLPMGAIARLLNKQSDGKNGEVLKSLNNLYQSLLDLPDHIFMNEECKHTILNPRSPTYRLCRKLKVNIDETSGGSKNHFRWGRRQVDDNICVGDDVFVSDAETYIVTDDLRVMPYTPGCCIQLLVDLGVKDAGHIEIIDLLGLSLSCDSPLTFLVLYPSRDIIISQQGIFDLCTSAEEKDEPNLLFQVSLQKSTGKFLFAEGDGDFVSGFLAISLGTVIGNFINGKTSLFCTDNIYKSI